A region from the Ovis aries strain OAR_USU_Benz2616 breed Rambouillet chromosome 22, ARS-UI_Ramb_v3.0, whole genome shotgun sequence genome encodes:
- the C22H10orf143 gene encoding uncharacterized protein C10orf143 homolog isoform X3 → MATAEARGSAGPGGRGMPKSSAFPEGYPVRAVCAAREINKISHSSVSGRQRLSTWNCSYRIKKKRACRRLDAAAPERDCPQVRVRIPASGGSEEPESLDAQRRGRLPSPRPDSGQRRPGVGGPLDGGRSRAQPCPRCIAGESERSRAVDTDTLPCGCHQDLASVGFGPGVGLQRCAQNTCGAVCLAESQKPHPRPSGGEWGHFSHTEGR, encoded by the exons GAATGCCAAAGTCAAGTGCCTTTCCCGAAGGTTATCCCGTACGGGCTGTGTGTGCAGCTcgtgaaataaataaaatcagccactctTCAGTGTCAGGAAGACAAAGACTATCCACATGGAATTGTTCATATCGTATAAAGAAA AAGCGGGCGTGCAGGAGGCTGGACGCCGCGGCGCCAGAGCGGGACTGCCCCCAGGTGAGGGTGCGCATCCCAGCGTCCGGGGGCAGCGAGGAGCCTGAGTCCCTGGATGCCCAGCGCAGAGGCCGCCTGCCCTCACCACGGCCCGACAGCGGCCAGCGCCGACCAGGCGTGGGG GGTCCTCTGGACGGCGGAAGGAGCCGGGCCCAGCCTTGTCCGCGGTGCATCGCGGGAGAGTCT GAGAGAAGCAGGGCAGTAGATACAGACACACTCCCCTGCGGCTGTCATCAGGACTTGGCTTCTGTCGGGTTTGGTCCTGGAGTGGGCCTGCAGAGATGTGCACAAAACACCTGTGGCGCTGTTTGCTTAGCAGAAAGCCAGAAACCACATCCACGCCCATCAGGAGGAGAATGG GGGCACTTTAGCCACACGGAGGGTCGGTAG